In Papaver somniferum cultivar HN1 chromosome 1, ASM357369v1, whole genome shotgun sequence, a genomic segment contains:
- the LOC113358815 gene encoding zinc transporter 5-like — protein MTSSFHFKIGIIVSLVYKNFSFSCFLVHSGLTPQLILSSLYFSSFVILLNMKVFSYNSALQVVLLVVLVQFLHYPVSVSAECTCEPEDEEGVNKTQALVLKIISIAVILFASAIGVCLPVVGRRIPALHPESNIFIVVKSFAAGVILATGFIHILPDAFEDLTSPCLKENPWGNFPFTGFVAMMSAILTLMADSLATGYYRRSELKKKFSHHGRDETKANIHAIGDDEQEAGNKLEVHTHATHGHAHGSSLTSSVDMLLRHKVITQVLELGILVHSVIIGVAVGVSKSPSTIKPLIAALTFHQFFEGIGLGGCITQAKFNTKYVAWMCAFFALTTPGGIALGIGITNVYSETSPMALIVQGVVNAAAAGILIYMSLVDLLAAIFMDPKLQENTKLQFSSYVSLLLGAGAMSLIAKWA, from the exons ATGACTTCATCATTTCACTTCA AAATTGGTATCATCGTTTCACTGGTATATAAAAACTTCTCCTTCTCTTGTTTCTTAGTGCACTCAGGCCTCACTCCTCAGCTTATTCTCTCTTCATTATACTTCTCTTCTTTTGTCATCCTCTTGAATATGAAGGTCTTTTCTTATAATTCAGCACTACAGGTAGTATTACTAGTAGTTCTGGTTCAGTTTCTCCATTACCCGGTTTCTGTTTCTGCTGAGTGTACGTGTGAaccagaagatgaagaaggtgtTAACAAAACCCAAGCACTTGTACTCAAAATCATATCCATTGCTGTCATTCTCTTTGCAAGTGCAATTGGAGTGTGTCTTCCTGTTGTAGGCCGAAGAATTCCAGCTTTACATCCAGAGAGTAATATTTTCATCGTTGTTAAATCGTTTGCGGCTGGTGTCATATTAGCAACGGGCTTCATTCATATATTACCCGATGCTTTTGAAGATTTGACTTCTCCTTGTTTGAAAGAAAACCCATGGGGGAATTTTCCGTTTACGGGTTTTGTTGCGATGATGTCTGCTATTTTAACATTAATGGCTGATTCGCTAGCAACAGGTTACTATAGGAGATCAGAATTGAAGAAAAAATTCAGTCATCATGGTAGAGATGAAACTAAAGCTAATATACACGCTATTggagatgatgaacaagaagCAGGAAATAAATTAGAGGTTCATACACACGCAACGCACGGTCATGCACATGGATCATCACTAACGTCCTCAGTGGATATGCTTCTGCGCCACAAAGTCATAACTCAG GTATTGGAATTGGGAATATTGGTGCATTCTGTGATCATAGGGGTAGCAGTGGGTGTCTCTAAAAGTCCTTCAACAATTAAGCCTCTTATTGCAGCATTAACCTTCCATCAGTTTTTCGAAGGTATTGGACTCGGCGGATGCATAACACAAGCCAAATTCAATACCAAATATGTTGCTTGGATGTGTGCATTCTTCGCGCTAACCACACCAGGGGGTATCGCACTTGGAATTGGAATCACAAATGTTTACAGTGAAACTAGTCCTATGGCTTTAATAGTACAGGGGGTTGTGAATGCGGCAGCAGCTGGAATTTTAATTTACATGTCACTGGTAGACCTTTTGGCAGCTATCTTCATGGACCCTAAGCTTCAAGAAAATACAAAGCTCCAATTTTCTTCGTATGTTTCACTTCTTTTAGGGGCTGGTGCTATGTCTCTCATTGCCAAATGGGCTTAA
- the LOC113313248 gene encoding protein PHLOEM PROTEIN 2-LIKE A2-like: MVLPRMAHQRGKLQTNFIKETSTAGLQTLILYPDALNVIWGGPSSNNRYWKRTTIDGSQALELVGVYWLEVSGRLPLSELTPAKKYKLYFVIQMSQNSSGWDNYDVWFNIRIAGQRSQRQKMRFNRLTRSDWHNVPDNGLEFTVPEESNAALTFAMYDIECEELKKGLLIKEVRIQEVGQ, translated from the exons ATGGTACTCCCTCGTATGGCGCATCAACGAGGAAAACTTCAAACAAATTTCATTAAG GAGACAAGTACTGCCGGACTCCAAACACTAATCCTATATCCTGATGCTCTCAATGTAATATGGGGTGGACCTAGCTCGAACAACCGTTACTGGAAACGTACAACTATTGACGGATCACAAGCACTTGAGCTCGTTGGAGTCTACTGGCTTGAAGTTAGTGGGCGATTACCATTGAGTGAACTAACACCGGCAAAGAAATACAAATTGTACTTTGTCATTCAAATGAGCCAGAATTCATCGGGTTGGGATAATTACGACGTGTGGTTTAATATTCGAATAGCAGGACAAAGATCACAACGGCAAAAGATGAGATTTAATAGACTTACTCGAAGTGATTGGCATAATGTTCCTGATAATGGTCTTGAATTTACCGTCCCTGAGGAAAGTAACGCTGCATTAACTTTCGCAATGTATGATATCGAATGCGAAGAACTTAAAAAAGGTCTTCTTATTAAAGAAGTAAGAATTCAGGAGGTTGGTCAATAG
- the LOC113313256 gene encoding phosphatase IMPL1, chloroplastic-like has protein sequence MGLSLINSTTISLIFSPKPKLIIPKFHQNVNFYGDRFCKNLSFTTTTPRRSLLSIKSVLSEFPNEKSYSKIGAQSTGPIPSKQLLQVVELAAKTGAEVVMEAVNKPRNISYKGLTDLVTDTDKMSETAILGVVNENFKDHLILGEEGGLIGDSSSDYLWCIDPLDGTTNFAHGYPSFAVSVAVLFRGKPAAAAVVEFVGGPMCWNTRTFTASAGGGAFCNGQKIHVSQTDQVERSLLVTGFGYEHDDAWATNINLFKEFTDISRGVRRLGAAAVDMCHVALGIVESYWEYRLKPWDMAAGVLIVEEAGGIVSRMDGGEFCVFDRSVIVSNGILHSKLLERISPPTEKLKDNGIDFSWWFKPENYHTDL, from the exons ATGGGTTTGTCTCTAATCAATTCAACAACCATTTCCCTAATATTTTCACCAAAACCCAAACTCATTATCCCAAAATTTCATCAAAATGTGAATTTTTATGGAGATAGGTTTTGCAAAAATCTATCCTTTACAACAACAACACCCAGAAGATCCTTGTTGTCTATAAAATCAGTATTATCCGAGTTTCCTAATGAGAAAAGTTACTCTAAGATTGGTGCTCAATCAACTGGACCAATTCCTTCAAAACAACTCCTTCAAGTTGTTGAGCTTGCTGCAAAGACTGGTGCTGAG gtTGTGATGGAGGCAGTTAACAAACCTCGAAACATTAGTTATAAAGGGCTCACTGACTTGGTGACGGA CACTGACAAAATGAGTGAGACTGCTATCTTGGGAGTTGTAAATGAGAACTTCAAAGATCACCTTATTCTCGGGGAAGAAGGTGGACTAATAGGAGATTCATCTTCTGATTATCTATGGTGCATTGACCCTTTAG ATGGAACAACAAATTTTGCGCATGGCTATCCCAGCTTTGCAGTATCAGTAGCAGTTCTTTTCCGAGGAAagccagctgctgctgctgtg GTTGAATTTGTTGGAGGTCCTATGTGTTGGAATACCCGTACATTTACTGCATCAGCCG GTGGTGGTGCCTTCTGTAATGGACAGAAAATTCATGTTAGCCAAACTGATCAG GTGGAGAGATCTCTTCTAGTGACTGGATTTGGATATGAGCATGATGATGCATGGGCGacaaacataaatttatttaaaGAATTTACTGACATCAGCAGG ggtgtgaggcggcttggtgctgctgctgtggacATGTGTCATGTTGCGTTGGGGATTGTGGAATCTTACTGGGAATATCGTCTGAAACCTTGGGATATGGCTGCTGGAGTTCTG ATAGTTGAAGAGGCAGGTGGGATTGTTTCACGCATGGATGGTGGAGAATTCTGCGTGTTTGACAGATCTGTTATTGTATCCAATGGAATACTCCATTCAAAG CTTCTGGAGAGAATAAGTCCGCCAACAGAGAAACTGAAGGACAACGGGATTGATTTCTCCTGGTGGTTTAAGCCAGAGAATTACCATACCGATCTTTAA
- the LOC113313239 gene encoding peptidyl-prolyl cis-trans isomerase FKBP17-1, chloroplastic-like produces MVQCSAFVLPTSSSSLVTHQLDESTYPKATSSSSLNLTRRLLLSNSITCATSISLFSFPFIVSSSSPSKAASITEFVELEDSGGVKSLDLRTGDGAIPMVGDQVSIHYYGRLAAKQGWRFDSTYDHKDETGAPVPFTFTLGSSDNVISGITAAIKTMKVGGIRRVIIPPSQGYQNTSQEPLPPNFFDRQRLFTTIFNPTRLANGEGSTLGILIFDIELLSVRHN; encoded by the exons ATGGTACAGTGCAGTGCATTTGTCTTgccaacatcatcttcttcacttGTAACTCATCAACTTGATGAATCTACGTATCCAAAAgctacatcttcttcttcactgaaTCTAACAAGGAGATTACTCCTTTCCAATTCAATTACTTGTGCAACGTCAATTTCTCTATTTTCTTTCCCatttattgtttcttcttcttcaccatcaaaaGCAGCTTCAATTACTGAGTTCGTAGAGCTTGAAGACTCAGGTGGTGTTAAATCATTAGACCTTCGAACTGGTGATGGTGCTATTCCCATGGTTGGAGACCAG GTTTCGATACATTATTATGGAAGATTAGCAGCAAAACAAGGATGGAGATTTGATTCCACCTACGATCACAAAGATGAAACTGGTGCACCAGTTCCTTTCACTTTCACGCTTGGATCATCTGACAAT GTAATCTCAGGAATCACAGCAGCAATAAAAACCATGAAAGTAGGAGGAATACGTCGAGTAATAATCCCACCATCGCAAGGTTATCAGAACACATCACAAGAACCCCTCCCACCAAAT TTTTTCGATAGGCAGAGATTGTTCACGACGATATTTAATCCAACACGTCTTGCAAACGGAGAAGGCTCTACCTTGGGGATTCTCATATTCGACATTGAATTGCTCAGTGTTAGACACAATTAG
- the LOC113313232 gene encoding zinc transporter 5-like, giving the protein MKLNSSYKSLLLLLLVVLVQFLHYPVFVSAECTCEPEDEEGVNKSQALKLKFISISVILTASAIGVCLPILGRNIPALHPDSNVFSVVKSFAAGVILATGFIHILPDAFDDLTSPCLKEHPWHDFPFTGFIAMVSAMLTLMADSSATGYYRRSELKKKLSHNRDETKVGATLGDDEQEAGCKMEVNTHTTHGHAHGSSLSSSADMLLRHKVITQVLELGILVHSVIIGVAVGVSQSPSTIRPLMGALAFHQLFEGLGLGGCIAQAKFNAKYVIWMCAFFALTTPAGVGIGIGITNVYSETSPTALIVQGVMNAAAAGILIYMSLVDLLAAIFMDPKLQERGWLQFGSYVSLFLGAGAMSLIAKWA; this is encoded by the exons ATGAAGCTCAATTCTTCTTATAAATCACTTCTTCTGTTACTGCTAGTAGTTCTGGTTCAATTTCTCCATTACCCAGTTTTCGTCTCTGCCGAGTGCACATGCGAaccagaagatgaagaaggtgtTAACAAAAGCCAAGCACTTAAACTCAAATTCATATCTATTTCTGTCATTCTTACTGCAAGTGCAATTGGTGTATGCCTTCCAATATTAGGACGAAACATTCCGGCTTTACATCCAGACAGCAATGTTTTCTCCGTTGTTAAATCGTTTGCTGCTGGTGTCATTCTAGCAACAGGTTTCATTCACATATTGCCGGATGCGTTTGACGATTTGACATCTCCATGTCTGAAAGAGCACCCATGGCATGATTTCCCGTTTACGGGTTTCATTGCCATGGTGTCCGCTATGTTGACATTGATGGCCGATTCTTCAGCTACCGGTTATTATAGGAGATCagaattgaagaaaaaattgaGTCATAATAGAGATGAAACAAAAGTTGGTGCGACTCTTGGAGATGATGAACAGGAAGCAGGATGCAAAATGGAGGTTAATACCCACACAACACACGGTCATGCACATGGATCATCGCTATCGTCCTCAGCTGATATGCTTCTGCGACACAAAGTCATAACTCAG GTATTGGAGTTGGGAATATTGGTGCACTCTGTGATCATAGGTGTAGCAGTGGGTGTCTCACAAAGTCCTTCCACAATCAGGCCTCTTATGGGAGCATTAGCTTTCCATCAGCTTTTCGAAGGCTTGGGACTTGGCGGATGCATAGCACAAGCAAAATTCAATGCCAAATATGTTATTTGGATGTGTGCATTCTTCGCGCTAACTACACCAGCTGGTGTCGGAATTGGAATTGGAATTACAAATGTTTACAGCGAAACTAGTCCTACGGCTCTGATAGTTCAAGGAGTTATGAATGCGGCTGCAGCTGGAATTTTGATTTACATGTCATTGGTGGACCTTTTAGCAGCTATCTTCATGGACCCTAAGCTTCAAGAAAGGGGTTGGCTCCAATTTGGGTCGTATGTTTCGCTATTTTTAGGTGCTGGTGCTATGTCGCTCATTGCCAAATGGGCCTAA
- the LOC113313266 gene encoding protein PHLOEM PROTEIN 2-LIKE A9-like gives MTSDPHYKAKPYKVLEKQVEFHIRPWELSVVWGKDKRYWSVPDHNDTRKDPHTELLQVSWLEVTGSIKLKDFAKPGKYNVSFRIGMKKDAFGWSGMPVYIMAKIGKKGKYIWRSANIAHKDDSTNFEIPEGAPLQIEIPDPDDCKEDEELHFGLYEVWKGRWKGGLQIYEAIIKPAEPKNKIASN, from the exons ATGACTTCAGACCCTCATTATAAGGCTAAACCTTATAAGGTCTTGGAAAAG CAAGTAGAGTTTCATATCAGACCATGGGAGCTTAGTGTGGTTTGGGGTAAAGACAAGCGATACTGGAGTGTACCGGATCATAACGACACTAG gAAGGATCCACACACTGAACTATTACAAGTATCTTGGTTAGAGGTAACAGGTTCAATCAAGCTCAAGGATTTTGCGAAACCAGGAAAATACAATGTCAGTTTCAGGATAGGCATGAAAAAAGATGCATTTGGATGGAGCGGAATGCCAGTGTATATAATGGCCAAGATTGGAAAGAAAGGGAAGTATATCTGGAGGAGCGCAAATATAGCTCATAAAGATGATTCGACAAATTTTGAAATCCCTGAAGGAGCACCCCTTCAGATTGAGATTCCAGACCCTGATGAttgtaaagaagatgaagaacttcATTTCGGCTTGTATGAAGTCTGGAAAGGCAGATGGAAAGGTGGTTTGCAGATTTATGAAGCTATCATTAAACCTGCTGAACCCAAAAACAAGATAGCATCCAACTAA